The Chroogloeocystis siderophila 5.2 s.c.1 genome window below encodes:
- the recJ gene encoding single-stranded-DNA-specific exonuclease RecJ: MLNRSNTKSSHRSQRLPTQRWQIYSEQTELAQKLAEATQLSPIVGQLLTNRGIETLEQAQAFLEPESQILPSPLEEFSDLALSVELLHSAIAHQQKIAICGDYDADGMTSTALLLRSLRWLGANVDYAIPSRMHEGYGINQRIVEEFKREGVELILTVDNGISAFDAIAKARELDLKVIVTDHHDIPQQLPPANAILNPKLIPESSPYRGLAGVGVAYILAVSLAQKLGQIAGLVKPLLELFTLGTIADLAPLTGVNRRWVKRGLRLLPQSQLAGVQALIQVAGVQNNTNSAVNAKSLKPDDIGFRLGPRINAVGRIADPQIVIDLLTTDDMGIALERAMQCEQINQHRQQLCEQIEQEAIAYIEQNQIDLLEERVLVVVQADWHHGVIGIVASRLVERYGVPVFIGTYEDEHHIRGSARGIPEFHVFAALEFCQSLLGKFGGHKAAGGFSLPVENLTALRSRLREFAHQCLQVEHLKPLIKIDAQVHFSQIDRQLYKQLDALHPCGIDNPNPLFWTANVEVIEQRIVGKGHIKLKLAHNEGTQRFEVNAIAWRKAGDYFPLPPRIDIAYCLRENTWNGNTTIELELVGVRLPTQPIKIASPSSKAVFYYNQRRYICGIFASSSTAELRIKNDQGQILAIAQGDSTGFLGTKRETAQQVDITRSHFHQLVIAAYTALNQLPK; encoded by the coding sequence GTGCTAAATCGCTCTAATACAAAATCGTCTCATCGTTCCCAGCGTCTACCAACTCAGCGCTGGCAAATTTATTCGGAACAAACGGAACTCGCCCAGAAACTGGCTGAGGCTACTCAACTATCGCCGATTGTCGGTCAATTACTGACTAATCGTGGTATAGAAACACTCGAACAAGCACAAGCATTTCTAGAACCCGAATCGCAAATCCTTCCTTCCCCCTTAGAGGAATTTTCCGATCTGGCGTTGAGTGTTGAGTTGTTGCACAGTGCGATCGCACATCAGCAAAAAATCGCAATTTGTGGCGACTACGACGCCGATGGGATGACTAGTACTGCGTTATTACTGCGATCGCTACGCTGGTTGGGTGCAAACGTTGATTACGCGATTCCTAGCCGGATGCACGAAGGCTATGGCATCAATCAGCGTATTGTCGAAGAGTTCAAGCGCGAAGGCGTAGAGTTAATTCTCACAGTTGATAACGGGATTTCCGCCTTCGATGCGATCGCCAAAGCTAGAGAACTCGATCTCAAAGTGATTGTCACCGATCATCACGACATCCCGCAACAACTACCCCCAGCTAACGCGATCCTTAACCCTAAACTCATTCCAGAATCCTCCCCGTATCGCGGACTTGCAGGCGTGGGAGTAGCATATATTCTGGCTGTCTCGCTGGCACAAAAATTAGGACAAATCGCTGGATTAGTCAAACCTCTGCTTGAGTTATTTACCCTCGGTACAATCGCAGATCTCGCGCCCTTAACCGGTGTTAATCGTCGCTGGGTAAAGCGTGGCTTACGGTTACTTCCGCAATCACAACTAGCCGGAGTGCAAGCTTTAATTCAAGTTGCAGGCGTACAAAATAACACGAATAGCGCCGTCAATGCAAAATCGCTTAAGCCTGATGATATCGGTTTTCGTCTAGGTCCAAGAATTAATGCTGTAGGGCGCATCGCCGATCCGCAAATTGTCATTGATTTACTGACAACAGACGATATGGGAATTGCGCTAGAACGCGCGATGCAGTGCGAACAAATTAACCAGCATCGTCAACAATTATGCGAACAAATCGAACAAGAAGCGATCGCCTATATTGAACAAAACCAAATCGATTTACTAGAAGAACGCGTTTTAGTCGTTGTGCAAGCTGATTGGCATCATGGTGTTATCGGGATCGTTGCATCGCGCTTAGTCGAACGCTACGGTGTTCCTGTTTTTATTGGTACGTATGAAGACGAACATCATATTCGTGGTTCCGCGCGAGGAATTCCCGAATTTCATGTTTTTGCCGCTTTAGAGTTTTGTCAAAGCTTATTAGGTAAATTTGGCGGACACAAAGCTGCTGGGGGCTTTTCGTTACCGGTGGAAAACTTAACCGCGCTGCGATCGCGGTTGCGGGAATTTGCGCATCAATGCTTGCAAGTCGAACATCTCAAGCCACTAATTAAAATCGATGCACAAGTACACTTCAGTCAAATTGATCGTCAATTATACAAGCAATTAGACGCGCTGCATCCTTGCGGAATTGATAACCCTAATCCGCTATTTTGGACAGCAAATGTCGAGGTGATCGAACAGCGAATTGTCGGTAAAGGACATATCAAACTGAAACTAGCACACAATGAAGGTACGCAACGATTTGAGGTGAATGCGATCGCCTGGAGAAAGGCTGGCGATTATTTTCCGCTACCACCACGCATCGATATTGCCTACTGCTTGCGCGAAAATACCTGGAACGGTAACACAACAATTGAACTTGAACTAGTTGGCGTGCGCCTACCAACACAACCCATTAAAATCGCATCGCCATCTTCAAAAGCTGTATTCTATTACAATCAACGCCGTTATATCTGTGGCATATTTGCGAGTAGTTCAACAGCCGAATTGCGCATAAAAAACGATCAAGGTCAAATATTGGCGATCGCGCAAGGAGATTCCACAGGATTTTTAGGAACTAAGCGCGAAACTGCTCAACAAGTTGATATCACGCGATCGCACTTTCACCAATTAGTCATCGCCGCGTATACTGCTTTAAATCAGTTACCTAAGTGA
- the psb30 gene encoding photosystem II reaction center protein Ycf12/Psb30 produces MDVVSGIFEGLSTFQWETFFQLVSVALIMLAGPIIIFILAARGGNM; encoded by the coding sequence ATGGACGTTGTATCTGGAATTTTTGAGGGACTCAGCACTTTTCAATGGGAAACCTTTTTTCAGCTAGTCAGTGTTGCGCTGATCATGCTTGCTGGTCCAATTATCATCTTTATTTTGGCAGCACGCGGCGGCAATATGTAG
- a CDS encoding two-component system response regulator — MNSSPLDAPRTILIVDDVPENLRVLSKTLLGQGYQVRCAKNGAMALMGANTAPPDVILLDIKMPDLDGYEVCRRLKASPTTHDIPVVFLSASDDVLDKVKAFEVGGVDYITKPFEIAEVLARVQSQIALRSAKAEISQLNTQLEQRIQQRTVQLQAANQQLQREIKERKLAEKRLQESEERLESILNSLEEVVWSVCPKTRKLFYLNSAAQKVYGRPVAEFFENPNLWLEAVHPEDRRKVERSHQMLLQQGSAELEYRILQPDGTLRWVSTRSRVIYENSVAVRLDGIVYDITRRKQAEEQLVYDALHDALTSLPNRNLFMERLESALHRAKRNSNYLFAVLFIDLDRFKVVNDSLGHTLGDQLLCAIADLLQQCLRSTDTIARFGGDEFTILLDDIKDITDAIRIAERLQAQLTAPFQLENHTIFSSASIGIALSSPSYLEAQDLLRDADIAMYQAKEQGKARYAIFDQEMYQKTLKLLRLESDLRQALERQEFCLHYQPIISLTTGKLTGFEALIRWRHPQSGLISPTKFISVAEDIGLIVTIGEWVLQEACRQLHVWQAQFPHLMPLKLSVNIAGQQIREPNFIHQIDRVLTETGLDGSYLQLEITESTLIEYAQETVRTLLEIRSRRIQLSIDDFGQGYSSLSYLHRFPINSLKIDRSFVSGMHSNGENYEIVRTITTLAHILGMNVVAEGVETPEQFSVLRTLGCEFGQGYLFARSLNCASATALMANNPQWLELTELNQPL; from the coding sequence ATGAATAGCTCTCCCCTTGATGCACCACGCACAATTTTAATCGTTGACGATGTTCCTGAAAACCTGCGCGTCTTGTCCAAAACTTTGTTAGGACAAGGCTATCAAGTCCGCTGTGCGAAGAATGGTGCTATGGCATTGATGGGAGCTAATACCGCCCCACCCGATGTGATTCTCCTCGATATTAAAATGCCCGATCTTGATGGCTACGAAGTTTGTCGTCGCCTGAAAGCTTCGCCCACAACGCACGATATTCCAGTGGTTTTCTTGAGTGCTTCGGATGATGTTCTTGATAAAGTCAAAGCTTTTGAAGTTGGCGGAGTAGATTACATTACGAAACCATTTGAGATTGCAGAAGTTTTAGCCCGCGTTCAAAGTCAGATTGCGCTGCGAAGTGCCAAAGCAGAAATTTCTCAACTCAATACCCAACTAGAACAACGTATTCAACAGCGTACAGTACAGCTACAAGCAGCTAACCAACAGCTACAACGCGAAATCAAAGAACGCAAACTTGCAGAAAAACGGCTACAAGAAAGTGAAGAACGACTTGAAAGTATTTTAAATTCCCTAGAAGAAGTTGTGTGGTCAGTTTGTCCAAAAACCCGCAAGCTTTTTTATCTCAATTCGGCTGCGCAAAAAGTTTATGGTCGTCCTGTTGCTGAATTTTTTGAGAATCCCAATTTGTGGTTAGAAGCGGTGCATCCAGAAGATCGCCGCAAAGTTGAGCGATCGCATCAAATGCTACTTCAACAAGGCAGTGCTGAGTTAGAGTACCGCATTTTACAACCTGACGGCACGCTACGATGGGTGAGTACTCGTAGCCGCGTTATCTACGAAAATAGTGTTGCTGTTCGCCTCGATGGCATTGTTTACGATATTACACGCCGCAAGCAAGCCGAGGAACAATTAGTGTATGATGCCTTACACGATGCGTTAACGAGTTTACCCAATCGCAATTTATTTATGGAACGCTTAGAAAGCGCCTTACACCGCGCCAAGCGAAATTCTAATTATTTATTTGCAGTACTTTTTATCGACTTAGATCGCTTTAAGGTTGTTAATGATAGCTTAGGTCATACTTTAGGCGATCAATTATTATGTGCGATCGCCGATCTTCTTCAACAATGCTTACGCTCTACTGATACAATTGCTCGGTTTGGTGGTGATGAATTTACAATTCTCCTCGACGATATCAAAGATATCACAGATGCGATCCGCATTGCTGAGCGACTCCAAGCACAACTTACCGCACCATTCCAACTTGAAAACCACACAATATTTTCGAGTGCAAGTATCGGAATTGCCCTCTCTTCGCCAAGCTATCTTGAAGCACAAGATTTACTCCGCGATGCTGATATCGCTATGTATCAAGCTAAAGAACAAGGTAAGGCACGATACGCAATCTTTGACCAAGAAATGTATCAAAAAACTCTAAAACTCTTACGCTTAGAAAGCGATCTACGACAAGCGTTAGAACGTCAGGAGTTTTGCCTCCACTACCAACCAATCATTTCGTTAACGACAGGTAAATTAACAGGTTTTGAAGCATTAATTCGGTGGCGACATCCTCAAAGCGGGTTAATTTCCCCCACAAAGTTTATTTCTGTCGCTGAAGATATTGGCTTGATTGTGACTATCGGCGAGTGGGTGCTACAAGAAGCTTGTCGTCAGCTTCACGTTTGGCAAGCACAATTTCCGCATTTGATGCCGCTGAAATTAAGTGTTAATATCGCTGGACAACAAATTAGAGAACCGAATTTTATTCACCAAATCGATCGAGTTTTAACTGAAACTGGATTGGATGGCAGTTACTTACAATTAGAAATTACTGAAAGTACACTGATTGAGTATGCACAAGAAACTGTTCGGACTTTACTAGAAATTAGGTCGCGACGAATTCAGTTAAGTATTGATGATTTTGGTCAAGGTTATTCATCTTTAAGCTATTTACATCGATTTCCGATAAATAGTTTGAAAATAGATCGCTCTTTTGTGAGTGGAATGCATTCCAATGGTGAAAACTATGAAATTGTCCGCACAATTACGACGCTTGCGCATATTTTAGGAATGAATGTAGTCGCAGAAGGTGTGGAAACACCTGAACAATTTTCAGTACTAAGAACTTTAGGCTGTGAATTTGGTCAAGGATATCTCTTCGCAAGATCTTTGAATTGCGCCTCAGCTACTGCTTTAATGGCTAATAACCCTCAATGGTTAGAATTGACTGAGCTAAACCAGCCTTTGTAA